In Coriobacteriaceae bacterium, a single window of DNA contains:
- the guaA gene encoding glutamine-hydrolyzing GMP synthase has product MHVNHGLMRKGESEQVVDVFKNQMDANLVYVDATDRFLDKLVDVAEPEAKRKIIGAEFIRVFEEEARKVGDEVSFLAQGTIYPDILESQDGVKAHHNVGGLPEDLQFELCEPVKLLYKDEVRVVGRELGLPENMVERQPFPGPGLGVHCLGAITRDRLEALREADAIVREEIDKAGLTIWQYFAVVPDFRATGVREGKRAYDWPCIIRCISTVDVMTAEVPELDWALLKRITARVTAEVPGICRVCYDLTPKPVGTVEWE; this is encoded by the coding sequence GTGCACGTGAACCACGGCCTTATGCGCAAGGGCGAGAGCGAGCAGGTCGTCGACGTCTTTAAGAACCAGATGGATGCGAATCTGGTCTACGTGGACGCGACCGACCGCTTCCTCGACAAGCTCGTCGACGTCGCCGAGCCCGAGGCCAAGCGTAAGATTATCGGCGCCGAGTTCATTCGCGTGTTTGAGGAAGAGGCCCGAAAGGTGGGCGATGAGGTCAGCTTCCTCGCTCAGGGCACCATCTATCCCGACATCCTGGAGTCGCAGGACGGCGTGAAGGCCCATCACAACGTGGGCGGTCTGCCCGAGGACCTGCAGTTTGAGCTCTGCGAGCCCGTTAAGCTGCTGTACAAGGACGAGGTGCGCGTCGTGGGCCGCGAACTCGGTCTGCCCGAGAACATGGTTGAGCGCCAGCCGTTCCCCGGCCCCGGCCTGGGTGTCCATTGCCTCGGTGCCATCACCCGCGACCGTCTTGAGGCGCTGCGCGAGGCCGACGCCATCGTGCGTGAGGAGATCGACAAGGCCGGTCTTACCATTTGGCAGTACTTCGCCGTTGTGCCCGACTTCCGCGCCACTGGCGTGCGCGAGGGCAAGCGCGCCTACGACTGGCCCTGCATCATCCGCTGCATCAGCACCGTCGATGTCATGACCGCCGAGGTGCCCGAGCTTGACTGGGCGCTGCTCAAGCGCATCACCGCCCGCGTTACCGCCGAGGTCCCCGGTATCTGCCGCGTTTGCTACGACCTGACCCCCAAGCCCGTCGGCACGGTGGAGTGGGAGTAA
- a CDS encoding ABC-2 transporter permease, which translates to MCLMMGAIGFSVYDDQNGWGSYRLTLPVSKRDVVLSRYAAIATLGLIGSAVGFAVSLAVMGLASAVELPGGLSEFLAFSGERVAGMAFATAVCVLIGSAVASVVTPVYFKLGQTKATQFLPTVTVGLFVVTPMLLGNSGILEGGAFGLVTDFLTFVETPAGLAASMAALLAASLLMLAASAVVSLGLYGRREL; encoded by the coding sequence ATGTGCCTCATGATGGGTGCGATCGGCTTCTCCGTCTACGACGACCAGAACGGATGGGGCTCTTATCGCCTCACCCTTCCCGTCTCGAAGCGCGACGTCGTCCTGAGCCGCTATGCCGCCATCGCGACGCTCGGCCTCATCGGCTCGGCGGTCGGCTTCGCCGTATCGCTTGCGGTCATGGGACTCGCGTCCGCCGTGGAGCTGCCGGGAGGCCTCTCCGAGTTCCTCGCGTTCAGCGGGGAGAGGGTCGCCGGCATGGCCTTCGCCACCGCAGTCTGCGTCCTGATCGGCTCCGCCGTCGCGTCCGTCGTGACGCCGGTGTACTTCAAGCTCGGCCAGACCAAGGCGACCCAGTTTCTGCCAACCGTCACCGTCGGCCTGTTCGTGGTCACCCCCATGCTTCTCGGGAACTCGGGGATTCTCGAAGGCGGCGCGTTCGGGCTCGTGACGGACTTTCTCACGTTCGTCGAGACCCCCGCTGGACTTGCGGCCTCGATGGCGGCGCTGCTCGCGGCCTCGCTTCTGATGCTGGCCGCCTCCGCCGTCGTCTCTCTCGGGCTGTACGGAAGGCGCGAGCTGTAG
- a CDS encoding ATP-binding protein translates to MIIRQKYLDQLLAFRDRDLVKVVTGVRRCGKSTLLDMMREHLAREGVSRERLLTFKMESMEFDGLDYRGLYQLVRKRTEGIVHPYLFFDELQEIEGWERAINSLHVDLDCDMYITGSNAYLLSSELATLLSGRYVEVEMLPLVFSEFLDFRGASLSSRAAAGMDVFELPDGSLSTAVGLFDHYRRYGGLPYLSLGTLDGAVHKAYCRSLYETVVIRDILERDRRRGRRQLTSPDLLERTCRFLADNIGNENSVNSIAGALRADGVEAANGTVDAYMGALDEAYLFYPVRRYDIKGKDLLKTGGKRYIVDTGIRNYLQGYRDSDQGRVFENMVYLQLRYEGFEVSVGKLRSGEVDFVASRSDGRAYIQVTEDMTDSATMERELRPLRAIRDAYPKFVIAARGSYPREIDGIRILDVMDFFLQRRPLLA, encoded by the coding sequence ATGATTATCCGTCAAAAGTACCTTGACCAGCTTCTCGCCTTTCGGGATCGAGACCTCGTCAAGGTCGTTACGGGGGTTCGTCGTTGCGGGAAGTCGACCCTTCTGGACATGATGCGCGAGCATCTGGCAAGGGAGGGCGTTTCCCGGGAGCGACTTCTCACGTTCAAGATGGAGTCCATGGAGTTTGATGGCTTGGATTATCGCGGGCTTTACCAGCTTGTTCGCAAACGGACAGAGGGAATCGTCCATCCCTATCTCTTTTTTGACGAGCTCCAAGAGATCGAGGGTTGGGAGCGCGCGATTAATTCCCTGCACGTTGACCTTGATTGCGATATGTATATCACGGGGTCCAACGCCTATCTGCTGTCGAGCGAGCTTGCCACGCTGCTCTCGGGGCGTTATGTGGAGGTCGAGATGCTGCCGCTCGTCTTCTCGGAGTTTCTCGATTTCCGGGGAGCGTCACTGTCCTCTCGCGCTGCGGCTGGGATGGATGTCTTCGAGTTGCCGGATGGCTCGCTTAGCACGGCGGTTGGCCTGTTTGATCATTATCGTCGCTACGGCGGGCTGCCGTACCTATCCTTGGGTACGCTAGACGGGGCGGTTCATAAGGCCTATTGCAGGTCACTGTACGAGACGGTCGTCATCCGGGATATTCTCGAGCGCGATCGCAGGCGTGGCCGCAGGCAGCTCACAAGCCCTGATTTGCTGGAGCGGACATGCCGCTTCCTTGCAGACAATATCGGTAACGAGAATTCTGTCAACAGTATTGCCGGAGCGTTGCGGGCTGACGGCGTCGAGGCTGCGAACGGTACTGTTGACGCATACATGGGGGCGCTTGATGAGGCGTATCTCTTCTATCCTGTTCGGCGCTATGACATCAAGGGCAAGGATCTCCTGAAGACGGGTGGAAAGCGTTACATCGTGGACACGGGAATCCGCAACTATCTGCAGGGCTACCGTGATTCCGATCAGGGGCGTGTCTTTGAGAACATGGTCTATTTGCAACTTCGCTACGAGGGCTTTGAGGTGAGCGTTGGAAAGCTGCGCTCAGGTGAGGTGGACTTCGTGGCGTCGAGGTCAGACGGGCGTGCGTACATTCAGGTAACCGAGGATATGACTGACTCGGCCACCATGGAGCGTGAGCTCAGGCCGCTGCGCGCCATACGGGATGCATATCCGAAATTCGTAATTGCTGCCCGGGGGAGTTATCCAAGGGAGATTGACGGGATTCGTATCTTAGATGTTATGGATTTCTTTTTGCAAAGAAGGCCACTACTGGCGTAG
- a CDS encoding ATP-binding cassette domain-containing protein: MAAAEVRAEGVKRWADTGEERVPVLRGCSLAAAGGLTAIVGPSGAGKTSLLYCMSGLDAPDEGRVLVAGRDLYAMGEGARTRFLRQAAAFVLDWLHWCGQFREGRKRREGRI; the protein is encoded by the coding sequence ATGGCTGCGGCGGAGGTGAGGGCCGAGGGCGTCAAGCGCTGGGCCGACACGGGCGAGGAGCGCGTCCCGGTCCTCAGGGGCTGCTCGCTCGCGGCCGCGGGCGGGCTCACGGCGATCGTGGGGCCGTCGGGGGCGGGCAAGACGAGCCTCCTGTACTGCATGAGCGGGCTGGACGCCCCGGACGAGGGTCGTGTGCTGGTCGCGGGCCGCGACCTGTACGCCATGGGCGAGGGCGCCCGCACCCGCTTCCTGCGACAGGCTGCGGCGTTCGTGTTGGATTGGCTACACTGGTGTGGACAGTTCCGGGAGGGGCGCAAGAGACGGGAGGGCCGTATATGA
- a CDS encoding transposase, with the protein MRDPRHPRHFTDEFKRQIVDLYNAGKPKREIMDEYDLGKSTVERWIKSINATGSPRAADNRTPEQNRILELERENRRLRMEVDVLKQAALIYARK; encoded by the coding sequence ATGAGGGACCCCAGGCACCCGAGGCATTTCACCGACGAGTTCAAGAGGCAGATAGTCGACCTCTACAACGCCGGCAAGCCCAAGCGCGAGATCATGGACGAGTACGACCTCGGCAAGAGCACCGTGGAGAGGTGGATCAAGTCGATAAACGCGACCGGCTCGCCGCGCGCCGCGGACAACCGCACGCCCGAGCAGAACCGGATCCTGGAGCTCGAGCGCGAGAACCGCAGGCTCCGGATGGAGGTCGACGTCTTAAAACAAGCGGCGCTGATATACGCTCGAAAGTGA
- a CDS encoding IS3 family transposase, with translation MRAIAANEGRYPIPAQCRLLGVARSTYYSMRSRPDRPAAPDPAAPAVVAAHAASKGRYGSRKIKASLERSGVTVSRRRVCRIMRENGLVSAYARKRFKVHPGAVNEADVPNVVARGFGGRAPRTHICSDLTYVRVGASWNYVCLLVDLYNREIVGHSAGPRKDARLVKSAFATLSFPISDIEVFHTDRGSEFDNAEIDLMLEAFGIERSLSAKGCPYDNAVDESTNRILKAELVHRETFGTTRELRAKLSDYVHWYNNFRIHSTLGYMSPVEFRKAGLSLPESSK, from the coding sequence GTGAGGGCCATAGCGGCCAACGAGGGCCGCTACCCCATACCAGCGCAGTGCAGGCTCCTCGGCGTCGCGAGGTCGACGTACTACTCCATGCGCTCGCGGCCCGACCGGCCCGCCGCGCCGGACCCCGCCGCGCCGGCCGTGGTCGCGGCCCACGCCGCCAGCAAGGGCCGGTACGGCTCGCGCAAGATAAAGGCGTCGCTCGAGAGGTCGGGCGTTACCGTCAGCCGGCGCCGGGTCTGCCGCATCATGAGGGAGAACGGCCTGGTCAGCGCATACGCCAGGAAGAGGTTCAAGGTGCACCCCGGGGCGGTCAACGAGGCCGACGTGCCGAACGTCGTCGCGCGCGGCTTCGGCGGCAGGGCGCCGCGCACCCATATATGCAGCGACCTGACCTATGTGCGCGTCGGGGCCTCGTGGAACTACGTCTGCCTGCTCGTCGACCTCTACAACAGGGAGATCGTCGGCCACTCCGCCGGGCCCAGGAAGGACGCCCGGCTGGTCAAGTCGGCGTTCGCGACGCTCTCCTTCCCCATCTCGGACATCGAGGTCTTCCACACGGACCGCGGCAGCGAGTTCGACAACGCCGAGATCGACCTGATGCTCGAGGCCTTCGGCATAGAGAGGTCGCTGTCGGCCAAGGGCTGCCCCTACGACAACGCCGTCGACGAGTCGACCAACAGGATACTGAAGGCCGAGCTCGTCCACCGCGAGACGTTCGGCACGACGCGCGAGCTCCGAGCCAAGCTCTCGGACTACGTGCACTGGTACAACAACTTCAGGATCCACTCGACGCTGGGCTACATGTCGCCGGTCGAGTTCAGAAAGGCGGGGCTGTCCCTCCCGGAATCGTCCAAATAG
- a CDS encoding histidine kinase: MRPCGPGLSGAAAPLDAWDDAPLLRLAAPVLCVAWEAAMFARVVFAGADPSLSAPSSQAALFVLMAVGCAALFLRYRLPVVSVLFESVVGLLASVMGALAYVYFLPLVALYACVARAPRREAAAGGVAAVAAVALSAVVDGFAGASASPSPSLAMTLAGIGYPLMLVLGAALLSRFRLQRLREAEAAARAEAERDRALAKSRIAAELHDSVGHDLTAIVALSEGLAGATGDEQLDRAIASINELARSGLADTRRAVRALAGEARSTAAPSALPGSAPTEKPAERHRWDEIAALLGSVRAAGVTAALTETGVRPDDPSQAGLAFRVCREGVTNALRHAAGLSRLTVSVDHGGDGSADVAIRDDGTPGEGAGGPGTGMGLSRLRREVGESGGTLSAGPVGEGGWCLKAHLPSLVGAGEGEGEPDGDE; encoded by the coding sequence GTGAGACCATGCGGGCCGGGCCTTTCCGGCGCCGCCGCGCCGTTGGACGCGTGGGACGACGCGCCCCTTCTGCGGCTCGCCGCGCCCGTGCTCTGCGTGGCGTGGGAGGCGGCGATGTTCGCCCGCGTGGTGTTCGCGGGGGCGGACCCCTCGCTGTCGGCGCCCTCGTCCCAGGCCGCCCTGTTCGTCCTCATGGCCGTCGGCTGCGCGGCGCTGTTCCTGCGCTACCGCCTTCCGGTCGTCTCCGTGCTCTTCGAGTCGGTCGTTGGCCTGCTGGCCTCGGTGATGGGCGCGCTCGCGTACGTGTACTTCCTCCCGCTCGTCGCGCTCTACGCCTGCGTGGCCCGCGCGCCCCGGCGCGAGGCGGCCGCGGGCGGCGTCGCCGCCGTTGCGGCCGTCGCGCTCTCCGCCGTGGTCGACGGGTTCGCGGGTGCCTCCGCATCGCCCTCCCCCTCGCTTGCGATGACGCTCGCCGGCATCGGGTACCCGCTCATGCTGGTGCTCGGGGCGGCGCTGCTCTCGCGCTTCCGCTTGCAGCGCCTCCGGGAGGCGGAGGCGGCCGCCCGCGCCGAGGCGGAGCGCGACCGCGCGCTCGCCAAGAGCCGCATCGCCGCCGAGCTGCACGACTCCGTGGGACACGACCTCACGGCCATCGTCGCGCTCTCGGAGGGGCTCGCCGGCGCGACCGGGGACGAGCAGCTCGACCGGGCCATCGCGAGCATCAACGAGCTGGCGCGCTCGGGGCTCGCCGACACGCGCCGCGCCGTGCGGGCGCTGGCGGGCGAGGCGAGGAGCACGGCGGCGCCATCCGCTCTGCCGGGTTCCGCGCCCACCGAGAAGCCGGCCGAGCGGCATCGCTGGGACGAGATCGCCGCTCTTCTTGGGTCCGTCCGCGCCGCCGGCGTCACGGCCGCCCTCACGGAGACGGGCGTGCGCCCGGACGACCCCTCCCAGGCCGGCCTCGCCTTCCGCGTCTGCCGCGAGGGCGTCACGAACGCGCTGCGCCACGCCGCGGGGCTCTCGCGGCTCACGGTCTCGGTGGACCACGGCGGGGATGGCTCTGCCGACGTCGCAATCCGCGACGATGGAACCCCTGGCGAGGGGGCCGGGGGTCCGGGCACCGGCATGGGCCTCTCCCGCCTGCGCAGAGAGGTCGGGGAATCGGGCGGAACCCTCTCCGCCGGTCCGGTCGGCGAGGGCGGCTGGTGCCTCAAGGCGCATCTGCCGTCATTGGTGGGGGCCGGCGAAGGGGAGGGGGAGCCCGATGGCGACGAATAG
- a CDS encoding ABC transporter permease, protein MLASCISAEFIKMRRAPVWAAFAALPAVSALIGSANYVANLDLLTPGWENLWTQHTLFICYFFLPALIGAGASYLWRLEHMGSNWNELMVAPVPARDVFVAKLAVLALLDLVAFAAMTAFFVASGIVLHVPGAFPVASFAEQVVLGWIGSLAICGIQLVVSMLVRNFAVPVGVGLGGGILGIMAAMGGLGYVFPYALMQSGMNSNALVVLDAPHIAQIAVLSVVYVACSVAFASAWLRTRDVVAAK, encoded by the coding sequence ATGCTTGCATCCTGCATATCCGCCGAGTTCATCAAGATGCGCCGGGCGCCCGTCTGGGCCGCCTTCGCCGCGCTGCCCGCCGTCTCCGCGCTCATCGGGAGCGCCAACTACGTGGCCAACCTCGACCTCCTCACGCCCGGCTGGGAGAACCTCTGGACCCAGCACACCCTGTTCATCTGCTACTTCTTCCTCCCGGCGCTCATCGGCGCGGGCGCGAGCTACCTGTGGCGGCTCGAGCACATGGGCTCCAACTGGAACGAGCTCATGGTCGCCCCGGTGCCCGCGCGCGACGTGTTCGTCGCCAAGCTCGCGGTCCTCGCCCTCCTGGACCTCGTCGCGTTCGCGGCCATGACGGCGTTCTTCGTCGCGAGCGGCATCGTCCTGCACGTGCCCGGCGCCTTCCCGGTGGCGTCGTTCGCCGAGCAGGTGGTGCTGGGCTGGATTGGGAGCCTCGCCATCTGCGGCATACAGCTCGTCGTTTCCATGCTCGTGCGCAACTTCGCCGTGCCGGTGGGCGTCGGGCTGGGTGGCGGGATCTTGGGGATCATGGCGGCGATGGGCGGCCTTGGCTACGTCTTCCCGTACGCGCTCATGCAGTCCGGGATGAACAGCAACGCCCTCGTGGTGCTCGACGCGCCGCACATCGCCCAGATCGCCGTGTTGAGCGTCGTCTACGTGGCCTGCTCGGTCGCCTTCGCCTCGGCCTGGCTCCGCACGCGCGACGTCGTCGCGGCGAAGTAG
- a CDS encoding ABC transporter permease: MPSQVVASDTGQPGLVQSVALEFAKARRKHLWLASLGLLAFQFAWLVAGASNTVRHNPDFDGILYMLPQLNAIVLPLLCAIVASTVTDVENRANMWKLLLTMEDGGRVVAAKWAACLLILAVVVGVQTAGVAAVAYGIGFQQNLPGPALLARYAISTFVVCAMLITIVQAVCLATANQFAPMIVGVGLCFLGLFIAYLPPVFSWFVPSAYFFVCRLVDGAYDASQHMRFWAAPFPAAGLAVCVAVTVAAFIASRRAFAAREL, from the coding sequence ATGCCATCTCAAGTTGTTGCATCGGACACCGGCCAGCCCGGCCTCGTCCAATCCGTCGCGCTCGAGTTCGCCAAGGCGCGCCGCAAGCACCTGTGGCTGGCGAGCCTGGGCCTGCTCGCGTTCCAGTTCGCCTGGCTCGTCGCGGGCGCCTCCAACACCGTGCGCCACAACCCTGACTTCGACGGCATCCTCTACATGCTGCCGCAGCTGAACGCCATCGTCCTGCCGCTGCTCTGCGCCATCGTGGCCTCCACCGTCACCGACGTGGAGAACCGGGCGAACATGTGGAAGCTGCTGCTCACCATGGAGGACGGCGGGCGCGTGGTCGCGGCCAAGTGGGCGGCGTGCCTCCTGATCCTCGCCGTGGTCGTGGGCGTCCAGACGGCGGGCGTCGCGGCGGTCGCGTACGGGATCGGGTTCCAACAGAACCTGCCGGGGCCGGCCCTGCTCGCCCGCTACGCCATCAGCACGTTCGTCGTGTGCGCCATGCTCATCACCATCGTGCAGGCGGTCTGCCTCGCCACCGCCAACCAGTTCGCGCCGATGATCGTGGGCGTGGGCCTGTGCTTCCTCGGGCTCTTCATCGCCTACCTGCCTCCGGTGTTCAGCTGGTTCGTGCCGAGCGCGTACTTCTTCGTGTGTCGCCTCGTCGACGGCGCCTACGACGCCTCGCAGCACATGAGGTTCTGGGCGGCGCCGTTCCCGGCCGCGGGGCTCGCCGTCTGCGTCGCCGTGACCGTCGCCGCGTTCATCGCCTCCAGGCGCGCCTTCGCCGCCCGCGAGCTGTAG
- a CDS encoding ATP-binding cassette domain-containing protein codes for MTSQVLERPAGTVEGAPAPAASGESLAVSTRGLTKRYGDATVVDDMDLEVPEGAVYGFLGPNGAGKSTTMKMLLGLVHASGGEAVVLGREMTPDNRLEVLREVGSLIEAPSCYPHLTARENLEIVRRLRGLPESCIDEVLSVVRLDDAKTQRKLVGHFSLGMRQRLGIAAALMGHPRLLLLDEPTNGLDPSGIHEIRQLVREMPGRFGCTVIVSSHLLSEIDQMADHVGIINRGRMVWQGSMADLHARARRWLALRTTDNAAAAGALPGAVADGEWLRIKAVDDATAGQVTLGLAKRGIGVVRLEERAESLEDIFLKLTGMEATL; via the coding sequence ATGACTTCTCAGGTACTGGAACGTCCGGCGGGGACGGTCGAGGGGGCGCCGGCGCCGGCCGCCTCGGGCGAGTCCCTCGCCGTATCCACCCGCGGGCTCACCAAGCGCTACGGCGACGCGACGGTCGTGGACGACATGGACCTCGAGGTGCCCGAGGGCGCGGTCTACGGCTTCCTCGGCCCCAACGGGGCGGGCAAGTCCACCACGATGAAGATGCTGCTCGGGCTCGTGCACGCATCAGGCGGCGAGGCCGTCGTGCTCGGGCGGGAGATGACCCCGGACAACCGCCTCGAGGTGCTGCGCGAAGTGGGCTCGCTCATCGAGGCCCCCAGCTGCTACCCGCACCTCACGGCGCGCGAGAACCTCGAGATCGTGCGGCGCCTGCGCGGGCTGCCCGAGAGCTGCATCGACGAGGTCCTTTCGGTCGTGCGCCTGGACGACGCGAAGACGCAGCGGAAGCTCGTCGGACACTTCTCCCTCGGCATGAGGCAGCGCCTGGGCATCGCCGCCGCGCTCATGGGGCACCCAAGGCTGCTGCTCCTGGATGAGCCGACGAACGGCCTCGACCCCTCCGGCATCCACGAGATCCGCCAGCTCGTGCGCGAGATGCCGGGGCGCTTCGGCTGCACGGTCATCGTCTCCAGCCACCTGCTCTCCGAGATCGACCAGATGGCCGACCACGTGGGCATCATCAACAGGGGCCGCATGGTCTGGCAGGGGAGCATGGCCGACCTGCACGCCCGCGCGCGCCGATGGCTGGCGCTGCGCACCACGGACAACGCCGCGGCGGCGGGGGCGCTGCCGGGCGCGGTGGCCGACGGGGAGTGGCTGCGCATCAAGGCCGTGGACGACGCGACCGCCGGGCAGGTGACGCTCGGGCTCGCGAAGCGAGGCATCGGCGTCGTGCGGCTGGAGGAGCGCGCCGAGTCGCTGGAGGACATATTCCTTAAGCTCACGGGGATGGAGGCTACGCTGTAG
- a CDS encoding Txe/YoeB family addiction module toxin: MWLVVFTEQAQKDAKQLKAAGLAGKAKALVAAVREDPFKVPPRYEALVGNLSGLYSRRISLQHRFVYEVIKEEIERDGALYEGAVKVVRMWTHYDGVR, translated from the coding sequence ATGTGGCTTGTCGTGTTCACCGAGCAGGCCCAGAAGGATGCAAAGCAGCTCAAGGCGGCGGGGCTTGCCGGCAAGGCGAAGGCGCTCGTCGCGGCAGTGCGGGAGGACCCCTTCAAGGTTCCTCCGCGCTATGAGGCCCTCGTTGGCAATCTATCTGGCCTCTACTCTCGCCGCATCAGCCTGCAACACCGCTTCGTTTACGAAGTAATCAAAGAGGAGATTGAGAGGGACGGCGCCCTCTATGAGGGTGCGGTCAAGGTCGTTCGCATGTGGACGCATTATGACGGGGTGCGATAA
- a CDS encoding type II toxin-antitoxin system Phd/YefM family antitoxin: MTSITATAARKDLYNVIARVNEDCAPVAITNSRGKGAVLVGEDEWASIEETLYLMGVPGVAESIVAGKAEPVENCATEDALDW; encoded by the coding sequence ATGACTTCTATTACGGCAACGGCGGCACGCAAGGACCTGTACAACGTTATCGCGCGCGTCAACGAGGACTGCGCTCCGGTGGCCATCACGAACAGTCGCGGTAAGGGTGCCGTGCTCGTCGGAGAGGATGAGTGGGCCTCTATCGAGGAGACGCTCTATCTCATGGGTGTTCCCGGCGTTGCCGAGTCGATTGTTGCAGGGAAGGCGGAGCCGGTCGAGAATTGCGCCACCGAAGACGCGCTGGACTGGTAG
- a CDS encoding response regulator transcription factor produces MARILAVDDDRAILQLLERALSRDGHKVECADDPTTVPAMDLSRYDLILTDVMMPGLGGFELVRLVRGRFDGPIMFLTAKVTEDDAVLGLGLGADDYVRKPFGVAELRAKVAASLRRERRVRRSVLDLGRARFDLGARELNVTAPDGSTGAPVPLTPTEYGICEFLAKHPGRAYSRSQIREAVRGWESEADDAAVSVHVGKARAKLRAAGVDPIATVWGVGYKWEAGR; encoded by the coding sequence ATGGCCCGCATCCTTGCGGTCGACGACGACCGCGCCATACTTCAGCTGCTCGAGCGGGCTCTCTCCCGCGACGGTCACAAGGTCGAGTGCGCCGACGACCCAACGACGGTCCCTGCGATGGATCTCTCTCGTTACGACCTTATCCTCACGGACGTGATGATGCCCGGTCTCGGTGGCTTCGAACTGGTCCGCCTCGTCCGGGGCCGCTTCGACGGGCCCATCATGTTCCTCACGGCCAAGGTCACCGAGGACGACGCGGTGCTGGGCCTCGGCCTCGGCGCCGACGACTACGTGCGCAAGCCCTTCGGCGTGGCGGAGCTGCGCGCGAAGGTGGCTGCGTCGCTCCGCCGCGAGCGCCGGGTGCGCCGGAGCGTGCTCGACCTCGGACGTGCACGCTTCGACCTCGGGGCGCGCGAGCTCAACGTGACAGCTCCCGACGGCTCGACCGGCGCGCCCGTCCCCCTCACGCCTACCGAATATGGCATCTGCGAGTTTCTCGCCAAGCATCCCGGTCGCGCCTACAGCCGGTCGCAGATTCGCGAGGCGGTGCGGGGCTGGGAGAGCGAGGCGGATGACGCGGCCGTCTCGGTCCACGTGGGCAAGGCGCGTGCCAAGCTCCGGGCTGCGGGCGTCGACCCCATCGCCACCGTGTGGGGTGTCGGATATAAGTGGGAGGCGGGGAGATGA
- a CDS encoding ABC transporter permease yields the protein MGSGRHVGSSVGQTSRMSLWRAVLSECVRLKRSPLIALHLACGLIAGVACGAYFGVAPWDPRLGTDAFVQLIGALMPLMVAIVCGLDIDGEREASGLSNLLALPSRRIALAARVLVLWLLGIIAMAVALGSFAGVIGAFGRDAFSAGVYARAAAGMAAGSLVLYVASAWLALALGRNAAIGVGAAGLACALFAVGGLAHGLVTGELTAASSGVLGYVPFAWAERLGSLLVELGLATDTGLRAVIWQLEVTSVLALVVTAICLVVLLVWIGFFEEGRKGE from the coding sequence ATGGGAAGCGGAAGGCATGTTGGCTCGAGCGTTGGCCAGACGTCCCGGATGTCCCTATGGCGCGCCGTGCTCTCGGAGTGCGTGCGGCTCAAGCGCTCCCCGTTGATCGCGCTGCACCTGGCGTGCGGCCTTATCGCCGGCGTTGCCTGCGGGGCATACTTCGGCGTGGCGCCGTGGGATCCGCGACTTGGAACGGACGCGTTCGTCCAGCTTATCGGCGCGCTCATGCCCCTCATGGTCGCGATCGTGTGCGGCCTGGATATCGACGGTGAGCGCGAGGCGTCCGGCCTTTCCAACCTGCTCGCGTTGCCGTCGAGGCGCATCGCCCTCGCCGCGCGCGTGCTCGTGCTGTGGCTGCTCGGCATCATTGCGATGGCGGTGGCGCTCGGGTCATTTGCCGGCGTGATCGGTGCCTTTGGGCGCGACGCGTTCTCGGCAGGGGTCTACGCCCGCGCCGCCGCGGGCATGGCGGCGGGCTCGCTCGTGCTCTACGTCGCGTCGGCCTGGCTCGCGCTCGCCCTCGGCAGAAACGCCGCCATCGGGGTCGGCGCGGCGGGCCTCGCCTGCGCCCTCTTCGCCGTGGGCGGCCTCGCGCACGGGCTTGTCACCGGCGAGCTCACCGCGGCCTCGTCGGGTGTGCTCGGCTACGTGCCGTTCGCCTGGGCGGAGCGGCTGGGGTCGCTGCTCGTGGAGCTTGGGCTTGCCACGGATACGGGTTTGCGCGCGGTGATATGGCAGCTTGAGGTGACTTCTGTCCTTGCCTTGGTGGTCACGGCGATTTGCCTTGTCGTCCTTCTCGTCTGGATTGGCTTCTTCGAAGAGGGGAGGAAGGGCGAGTGA